A region from the Rufibacter sp. DG15C genome encodes:
- a CDS encoding DUF4834 family protein, translated as MKTFLILLAIGFALRFIMPYIIKYALKLFVQKQMRKAQQFTYQAQAQQQRAYQANGHGTASASPGNGKIKVDYVPEEVRQKKDFPDGEYVDYEEIK; from the coding sequence TTGAAAACCTTCCTTATACTTTTAGCCATCGGTTTTGCACTGCGGTTTATTATGCCGTACATCATCAAGTATGCGCTTAAACTATTTGTGCAGAAACAGATGCGCAAGGCGCAACAATTCACGTACCAGGCCCAGGCCCAACAACAGCGCGCCTACCAGGCCAACGGGCACGGCACGGCCTCTGCCAGCCCCGGCAACGGTAAAATAAAGGTAGACTACGTGCCCGAAGAGGTGCGTCAGAAGAAAGACTTCCCCGACGGGGAGTACGTGGATTATGAAGAAATAAAATAA
- a CDS encoding serine hydrolase, protein MWGKKEVRQTVPVPASFTADSVQKLSHHLDSVFRYFHKRRGFNGTVLVTKYDQVVYKGAFGYADFYKRDTLTLTTAFQLASVSKQFTAVAIMMLKEEGKLSYEDSVQQYIPDFPYHGITIRMLLTHRSGLPNYTYFSDKLWPNRQVPITNKDVLNLMAQHKPIAYLKPNARFNYSNTGYSLLASIVEQVSEMPFAEFVQKRIFKPLDMTSSFTYSTNMAVLTGKIATGHTRYRQKRTTDYLDTVLGDKGVFSTVEDLYKWDQALYTNKLVSPETLEEAYTGTWLKKKQHEDYGFGWRIKPLGNGDTAVYHGGLWHGFSTYFLRNPKDHSTLIVLSNLPNGSLSYLKDIREFLYPATTDSAKAQNKGMVASAKR, encoded by the coding sequence TTGTGGGGAAAGAAGGAAGTACGGCAAACGGTTCCAGTACCGGCTTCATTCACGGCAGACAGTGTGCAGAAGCTGAGCCACCATTTAGACTCGGTGTTCAGGTATTTCCATAAGCGGAGAGGCTTTAACGGCACGGTGCTGGTGACCAAATATGACCAAGTGGTCTACAAAGGCGCCTTCGGGTACGCTGATTTCTACAAGAGAGACACGCTTACGCTTACAACTGCTTTTCAGTTGGCCTCGGTGTCTAAGCAATTCACGGCCGTGGCCATCATGATGCTTAAGGAAGAAGGTAAGCTGAGCTACGAGGACAGCGTACAGCAGTACATTCCAGACTTCCCGTACCACGGCATCACCATCAGAATGCTCCTTACCCATCGGTCAGGCCTGCCTAACTACACCTATTTCAGTGACAAGCTGTGGCCCAACCGCCAGGTGCCCATCACCAACAAAGACGTCTTGAACTTGATGGCCCAGCACAAGCCAATTGCGTACCTCAAACCCAATGCGCGTTTTAATTACAGCAACACCGGCTATAGCTTGCTGGCTTCTATTGTAGAGCAGGTGAGTGAGATGCCCTTCGCGGAGTTTGTGCAGAAGCGTATTTTCAAGCCTTTGGACATGACCAGCTCTTTTACCTACAGTACCAACATGGCGGTGCTCACTGGTAAAATAGCCACTGGCCATACCCGCTACCGCCAAAAACGCACCACCGACTACCTGGACACCGTGTTGGGCGACAAAGGCGTTTTCTCTACCGTAGAAGACCTCTACAAATGGGACCAGGCGTTGTACACTAACAAACTGGTATCTCCTGAAACGCTGGAAGAAGCTTACACCGGTACCTGGCTCAAAAAGAAACAGCATGAAGACTACGGCTTCGGGTGGCGCATAAAGCCTCTGGGGAACGGAGACACAGCCGTGTATCATGGTGGCCTTTGGCACGGCTTTTCTACTTATTTTCTGCGCAATCCCAAAGACCACAGTACCCTCATTGTCTTGAGCAACCTGCCCAACGGAAGCCTGAGCTACTTGAAGGACATTCGGGAGTTCTTATATCCAGCCACTACTGATAGCGCCAAGGCTCAGAACAAGGGAATGGTGGCAAGTGCTAAGAGGTAA
- a CDS encoding regulatory protein RecX, with translation MYLLVAVFTPKKKKVYTKKEALPKIAAYCAYQERTQNEVRAKLLDYGLGLEEADDLIIYLTQEKFLDEERYAQAYVRGKYGLKRWGRRKIMQGLKAKRISDYCIKKGLQEIDPDKYWENLLHWLERKHKTEGERNPMTRKQKINYFLQSKGYELDLINDAWKELGVD, from the coding sequence TTGTATTTATTGGTTGCCGTGTTCACACCCAAGAAAAAGAAAGTCTACACCAAGAAAGAGGCCCTGCCCAAAATTGCGGCCTATTGCGCCTACCAAGAGCGCACCCAGAACGAGGTGCGCGCCAAACTGCTGGACTATGGACTGGGCTTGGAAGAAGCCGATGACCTGATTATCTACCTGACCCAGGAGAAGTTCCTGGACGAAGAGCGCTACGCCCAAGCCTACGTTCGGGGCAAGTACGGCCTCAAGCGCTGGGGCCGACGTAAAATCATGCAAGGCCTTAAAGCCAAACGCATCTCAGACTACTGCATCAAGAAAGGCCTCCAAGAAATTGACCCCGACAAATATTGGGAGAACCTGCTCCATTGGCTAGAGCGCAAGCACAAAACCGAAGGCGAGCGCAATCCCATGACCCGCAAGCAGAAAATCAACTACTTCCTGCAAAGCAAAGGCTACGAGCTAGACCTGATTAACGATGCCTGGAAGGAACTGGGGGTGGATTGA
- a CDS encoding FkbM family methyltransferase — MKFFRKLLVKALGFEGYLRLVSRMYIIMVGSGRGQAKYPELFFLRRIIRPGYTCLDIGANLGYYSTFLSKLAGPTGQVLAVEPVPLFGRIWQDNVRASGVDNLTLLPFALGGENTTIEMGTPLRDGLVHHGMTKIANSAQEQYAQTYEVEMRVPDELFADLEQLHFIKCDVEGYEHQVFVHLQETIKKHKPLIQTELNGAENRRKVVEILTGLGYGVYTLSPQRTLSACAPYEIDSYQDGDFYFKPNQN; from the coding sequence GTGAAATTCTTTCGTAAACTATTGGTCAAGGCGCTCGGGTTTGAGGGCTATCTGCGTCTGGTGAGCCGGATGTACATTATCATGGTAGGCTCGGGTAGAGGGCAGGCCAAATACCCAGAACTGTTTTTCCTGCGCAGAATCATTCGGCCGGGCTATACGTGCCTGGACATTGGCGCCAACCTGGGCTACTATTCTACCTTCTTGTCTAAGCTGGCGGGTCCAACGGGGCAAGTGCTGGCCGTGGAGCCGGTGCCTTTGTTTGGTAGAATCTGGCAAGACAATGTGCGGGCCAGCGGGGTAGACAACCTCACGCTGTTGCCGTTCGCGCTGGGCGGGGAGAACACCACCATTGAGATGGGCACGCCCCTGCGTGATGGGCTTGTGCACCACGGCATGACCAAAATTGCGAACTCGGCGCAAGAGCAGTATGCCCAAACGTATGAAGTGGAGATGCGCGTGCCAGATGAGCTGTTCGCAGATTTGGAACAACTTCATTTTATCAAGTGCGACGTGGAAGGCTATGAGCACCAAGTGTTTGTCCACCTGCAGGAAACTATAAAGAAGCACAAGCCGTTGATTCAGACAGAACTCAACGGAGCTGAGAACCGCCGGAAAGTGGTGGAGATTTTAACCGGTTTAGGCTACGGCGTATACACGTTAAGCCCCCAACGCACGTTATCTGCGTGTGCGCCCTATGAGATTGACAGCTACCAGGACGGCGACTTTTACTTTAAACCAAACCAGAATTAG
- a CDS encoding DUF4230 domain-containing protein gives MRLLYVLHKLIPWILIFLVAFLGWRACSGSIKELLAGKRDVEVEVTHNTILTKIEEMGKLELVRYNFKDVVEYSKEVSRFLPNSKVALIVSGEAVGCIDLQKLQPSDLQFLGDTALHISLPAPEICYYRVNHTESKVFGKENTYFQDAELVDEGYKFAEKNVKQAALNSGILKQTSINAEKILKPMLENMTGRKVYLMPRETMQAPPVPKKR, from the coding sequence ATGCGACTTCTGTACGTGCTTCATAAGCTCATTCCCTGGATTTTGATTTTCTTAGTGGCCTTCTTAGGCTGGCGCGCCTGTAGTGGTTCTATTAAAGAACTGTTGGCCGGCAAAAGAGATGTTGAGGTGGAGGTGACGCACAATACCATTCTCACTAAGATTGAGGAAATGGGAAAGCTGGAGCTGGTGCGCTATAATTTCAAAGACGTGGTGGAATATAGCAAGGAAGTGTCGCGGTTTCTGCCCAACTCTAAAGTTGCCTTGATTGTCTCAGGCGAGGCCGTGGGCTGTATTGATCTGCAAAAACTTCAGCCTTCTGACTTGCAGTTCTTGGGAGATACTGCCCTGCATATAAGCTTGCCTGCGCCCGAGATTTGCTATTACCGCGTGAACCACACCGAATCCAAGGTCTTTGGCAAGGAGAATACCTACTTTCAGGATGCCGAACTGGTGGACGAGGGATACAAATTTGCGGAGAAGAATGTGAAGCAGGCGGCCCTGAACAGCGGTATTTTAAAGCAGACCTCCATCAACGCTGAGAAAATCCTGAAGCCCATGCTAGAGAACATGACCGGCCGGAAGGTGTACCTCATGCCTAGAGAAACCATGCAAGCTCCACCAGTTCCTAAAAAGCGATAA
- a CDS encoding 1-aminocyclopropane-1-carboxylate deaminase/D-cysteine desulfhydrase, with protein sequence MTTPLQYLSHPLLTQKQVTLAVLREDLLHPSIPGNKWRKLKYNLQEASVQNTETLVTFGGAFSNHIAAVASAGQEFGFNTIGYIRGEETLPLNATLQQATACGMQLRYLSREDYRRKDDPAFQAELLADIPTPYLLPEGGTNLLAVKGCTEIVTELQEPWDVLCVASGTGGTLAGIIAGAEGAGQVIGFPALKGGDFLKTDVAHWVQAYSGRGYTNWELQTAYHFGGYAKQTPELLDFIETFYRQHQVLLDPVYTGKMLFGVFDLIEKDYFARGTIIIAVHTGGLQGWTGFKERYKLAWPTEDLLS encoded by the coding sequence ATGACCACTCCGCTCCAGTACTTGTCACACCCTTTGCTCACCCAGAAACAGGTGACCCTGGCTGTACTGCGCGAAGACCTGTTGCACCCCTCCATCCCCGGCAATAAGTGGCGAAAGCTCAAATACAACCTGCAGGAAGCAAGCGTCCAAAACACAGAAACGCTAGTCACCTTTGGCGGCGCTTTCTCTAACCACATTGCCGCCGTGGCCTCGGCAGGGCAGGAGTTCGGGTTTAATACCATCGGCTACATACGCGGGGAGGAAACCTTACCCCTTAATGCAACCCTACAGCAAGCCACGGCATGCGGTATGCAACTCCGCTACCTTTCCCGCGAAGACTACCGGCGCAAAGACGACCCTGCGTTTCAGGCAGAGCTACTGGCAGATATCCCCACTCCGTATTTGCTCCCCGAAGGCGGGACGAATCTCTTGGCGGTCAAAGGCTGTACCGAGATTGTGACCGAACTACAGGAACCTTGGGATGTGCTCTGCGTGGCTTCTGGCACGGGCGGCACCTTGGCAGGCATCATTGCAGGTGCTGAAGGAGCGGGACAGGTTATCGGCTTCCCGGCCTTGAAAGGCGGTGACTTTTTGAAAACCGATGTTGCGCATTGGGTTCAGGCCTATTCTGGCCGAGGGTATACTAACTGGGAACTACAGACGGCTTATCACTTTGGAGGCTACGCCAAACAGACGCCAGAACTGCTAGACTTTATTGAAACGTTTTACCGCCAGCACCAGGTTCTGCTGGACCCCGTCTACACGGGCAAGATGCTATTTGGTGTGTTCGATTTGATTGAAAAAGACTACTTCGCTAGGGGCACCATAATAATTGCGGTACACACTGGAGGTTTGCAAGGCTGGACAGGGTTTAAGGAGCGGTATAAACTGGCATGGCCTACTGAAGATTTGTTGAGCTAA
- a CDS encoding DUF5686 and carboxypeptidase regulatory-like domain-containing protein produces the protein MPTVLLSRVFWLLLFSLLALSSAHAGVLKGKVTDEKGEGMGFATVYIKGTTIGSTTNEQGNYQLTVEPGTYTVVFQYVGYKSQSRTVEIKDTPEPVVLNVQLEQDVYAVGEVRISGDGKDPAYSIMRQAIAKREYHLKEVEAYSAHVYIKGLQRLINVPKRVMGIIKVPAGLKPGIIYLSESVSELHFKQPNKMRERMISSKVSGNSKAFSFNNASDFSINFYKSLIKANGINERGFISPVAGNALLFYNYELMGSAQNNGQLVHRIKVTPKRRHDPVFTGYIYIVDDSYRIHSLNLFVTKAQQIEFVDTLRITQQFTPAPGNVWVLQSQKFTFDVEGYGFKGNGYFTAVYSKYRVQPASFVKPSAPAPTVTAPVIEPEKPIAVVVPPAPEKRHKRQPRAKKDQVPANGVPDDAFFKKKEVLAIEENSNKRDSAYWDEIRPVPLTEEEVSDYHEKDSIQVVKESKPYKDSLDRKNNKLSLADVFLTGYSYRNSFERTSYTVEPITRIWQYNTVEGLVANLRLGYTKRFEDGRNYSITPTVRYGFSNEKFNAKIASSYQYNLIKRQSVGVEAGRFVSQFNAQDPITPFINTVYTLLAEENWQKLYQRDYLRLWHQRELVNGLQATFTVDYAQRRMLFNTTDYNWRDRPHKEFTPNEPVNAEVASTAFPEHEALTASVVLSYKPGQEYISHPDRKINLGSKWPTITAQYRKGLNGLGGSDVDYDFVSLGVRDELALGLLGTSNYSASIGTFWRKKQMYFMDFKHFEGNRTLLSGDFSGFQLLDYYRYSTQRTYVEAHYSHHFNGFILNKVPLLRKLKWQEVGSVNYLHTDASGHYLELGVGLEHLFKVLRVDFFTGFQEKEKVSSGIRVGFGF, from the coding sequence ATGCCCACCGTTTTGCTTTCAAGAGTCTTCTGGTTATTGCTTTTTTCTTTGCTGGCGCTGTCAAGTGCGCACGCTGGTGTTCTAAAAGGAAAGGTAACCGATGAAAAAGGCGAGGGGATGGGCTTTGCCACGGTCTACATCAAAGGCACCACCATCGGGTCCACCACCAACGAGCAGGGCAATTACCAGCTTACCGTAGAGCCGGGCACTTACACGGTGGTGTTCCAGTACGTGGGCTACAAAAGCCAGAGCCGGACGGTGGAAATCAAAGACACCCCAGAGCCGGTGGTACTTAATGTACAGCTAGAGCAGGATGTGTACGCCGTGGGCGAGGTGCGGATAAGCGGAGACGGAAAAGACCCGGCCTACAGCATCATGCGCCAGGCCATTGCCAAGCGGGAGTATCACTTAAAAGAAGTAGAAGCCTACAGCGCGCATGTGTATATCAAAGGCCTGCAACGCCTTATCAATGTGCCCAAGCGGGTGATGGGCATCATCAAAGTGCCGGCGGGCCTGAAGCCGGGCATCATCTACTTGTCTGAGTCTGTCTCTGAGTTGCATTTCAAGCAACCCAACAAGATGCGGGAGCGCATGATTTCGTCTAAGGTGAGCGGGAACAGCAAGGCCTTCAGCTTCAACAACGCCTCAGATTTCAGCATCAATTTCTACAAGAGCCTCATCAAAGCCAACGGCATCAACGAGCGGGGCTTTATCTCGCCGGTGGCCGGCAACGCCCTGTTGTTTTACAACTATGAGCTCATGGGAAGCGCCCAGAACAACGGCCAGCTGGTGCACCGCATCAAGGTGACGCCAAAGCGCCGGCACGACCCTGTGTTCACCGGCTACATTTACATTGTGGACGACTCGTACCGCATCCATAGCCTGAACCTGTTTGTGACCAAGGCCCAGCAGATTGAGTTTGTGGACACCTTGCGCATTACCCAGCAGTTCACACCCGCCCCGGGCAACGTATGGGTGTTGCAGTCCCAGAAATTCACGTTTGACGTGGAAGGTTACGGCTTTAAAGGCAACGGTTATTTTACCGCCGTGTACAGTAAATACCGTGTGCAACCTGCCTCGTTTGTGAAGCCTTCCGCACCCGCACCAACTGTCACCGCTCCGGTTATCGAGCCTGAGAAACCTATTGCCGTAGTAGTGCCTCCCGCGCCAGAGAAAAGACACAAGCGCCAGCCCAGAGCCAAGAAAGACCAAGTACCTGCCAACGGCGTGCCCGATGATGCCTTTTTCAAGAAGAAAGAGGTGCTGGCCATTGAGGAGAACTCCAACAAACGCGACAGCGCTTATTGGGACGAGATACGTCCAGTTCCGCTTACAGAAGAGGAGGTGTCTGACTACCATGAGAAAGATAGCATTCAGGTGGTCAAGGAGTCTAAGCCTTACAAAGACTCCTTAGATAGAAAGAACAATAAGCTTTCCTTGGCAGACGTCTTCTTGACGGGCTACTCTTATCGAAACTCGTTTGAGCGCACCTCTTACACTGTGGAGCCTATCACGCGCATCTGGCAATACAACACCGTGGAGGGCTTAGTGGCCAACCTGCGCTTGGGCTATACCAAACGCTTCGAGGACGGACGAAACTACTCCATCACGCCCACGGTGCGCTATGGCTTCAGTAATGAGAAATTCAACGCGAAGATTGCCTCCAGTTACCAGTATAATTTGATTAAACGCCAGTCGGTGGGGGTGGAGGCCGGGCGCTTTGTAAGCCAGTTCAACGCGCAGGACCCCATCACGCCCTTCATCAACACGGTCTACACCCTGCTAGCCGAAGAGAATTGGCAGAAGCTCTACCAGCGCGACTACCTGCGGCTATGGCACCAGCGCGAACTAGTAAATGGCCTGCAGGCTACGTTCACAGTGGACTACGCCCAGCGCAGGATGCTGTTCAATACCACCGACTATAACTGGCGCGACCGTCCTCACAAAGAATTTACCCCTAATGAACCTGTCAATGCAGAGGTAGCTTCTACCGCTTTCCCGGAGCATGAGGCCCTCACCGCCTCGGTGGTGTTGAGCTACAAGCCGGGGCAGGAGTACATCTCGCATCCAGATAGAAAAATCAACCTCGGTTCTAAGTGGCCCACCATCACGGCGCAGTACCGCAAAGGGTTGAACGGCCTAGGAGGCAGTGACGTGGATTATGATTTTGTAAGCCTGGGCGTACGGGATGAGTTGGCATTAGGTCTACTAGGAACAAGCAATTACTCGGCTAGCATAGGCACGTTCTGGCGCAAAAAGCAAATGTACTTCATGGACTTCAAGCACTTTGAAGGCAACCGCACCTTGCTTTCCGGTGACTTCAGCGGGTTCCAACTATTGGATTACTACCGCTATAGCACCCAGCGCACTTATGTAGAAGCGCATTACAGTCACCACTTCAATGGTTTCATCTTGAACAAGGTACCGCTCCTGCGCAAACTCAAATGGCAGGAAGTAGGCAGTGTCAACTACCTGCACACAGACGCCTCGGGCCATTACCTGGAGTTGGGCGTGGGGCTGGAGCATTTGTTTAAAGTGTTGCGCGTAGATTTCTTCACCGGCTTCCAGGAAAAGGAGAAGGTGAGTTCTGGGATACGGGTTGGGTTTGGGTTTTAA
- a CDS encoding YfhO family protein has protein sequence MASFLPAKFNFNRHLLPHLLVLLFFLLLTVAYFSPIFFDGKSLMQHDVVQFQGGAKEIADYRQATGEEALWTNSMFSGMPAYLISVQFSGDLFQYVHHIFTAGLPLVASNVFITLLCAYILFAVLGLRPMLSAVGAIAYTFVSYNFAILEAGHNTKSLAIAYLPLVLAGLIHAYRKNLWVGAALFAFGLTMHIRVNHLQITYYLLLIVLIFGIVELVHWYKEGRTADFFKRTAILAIGALLAAGVSFGRIYTTAEYGQYSIRGASELKQNPDEASTGLDREYAFQWSYGIGESMTLLIPNFYGGASQGPLEKNSETYAALSQAGMPAAQLSEASMPFYWGDQSFVGGPVYMGAIICFLFVLGLMVTPRRLWVWLLSATILSLFLAWGKNFAGFNYFIFDALPGYNKFRAVSMALVIAQVTMVLLAILALCRVIQNEALDQKELQKKILIALGIVGGICAFFFVFSGIFDYVAPVDQQLLQYQYPVQAIRADRQAMLRGDALRSLVFILLAGGALYMFTKRKLSSLVTTLIVGFLILVDLWGVDKRYLNDKDFQKDYSKSYFTPTTADEIILRDKSLSYRVYNVSNPFNDARTSYFHKSIGGYHGAKLRRYQDVIENHIAQGNMNVLNMLNTRYAITGKEEQPVQQIPGSLGNAWFVQTVRAVNSPDEELETLKTFDPGNEAIVDVTKFPNVKPHVYGASASRMTLTEYKPNYLKYDAEATQDGVAVFSEIYYKDGWQAYLDGKPVDHFRVNYILRAMPIPNGKHTVEFKFEPVEYTLGNTVSLISSLLLLAGLFGAVYVTFKRRKPETV, from the coding sequence ATGGCCTCTTTTTTACCGGCGAAATTCAACTTCAATCGCCATCTGTTACCGCACCTGCTGGTGCTTCTGTTTTTCTTGCTACTCACGGTAGCCTATTTCTCACCCATTTTCTTTGACGGCAAAAGCCTGATGCAACATGACGTGGTGCAGTTTCAGGGCGGGGCCAAAGAGATAGCGGACTACCGCCAGGCCACCGGCGAGGAAGCCCTCTGGACCAACTCCATGTTCAGCGGTATGCCGGCTTACTTGATAAGCGTGCAGTTTTCGGGTGACTTGTTCCAGTACGTGCACCACATTTTCACGGCGGGTCTGCCTTTGGTGGCTTCCAATGTGTTCATTACGTTGCTGTGTGCCTATATCTTGTTTGCGGTGTTGGGCTTGCGCCCGATGTTGTCGGCGGTAGGGGCCATTGCCTATACGTTTGTGTCTTACAACTTCGCCATCTTAGAAGCCGGGCACAACACCAAATCACTGGCCATTGCCTACTTGCCGTTGGTATTGGCGGGCTTGATTCATGCCTACCGAAAGAACCTCTGGGTGGGCGCGGCGCTGTTCGCCTTCGGGTTGACCATGCACATACGCGTGAATCACTTGCAGATTACGTATTACCTGCTCCTGATTGTCCTCATCTTTGGCATTGTGGAGTTGGTGCATTGGTACAAAGAAGGCCGTACAGCCGATTTCTTTAAGCGTACCGCCATCCTAGCCATCGGCGCTTTATTGGCCGCGGGCGTGAGCTTCGGGCGTATCTATACTACCGCCGAGTACGGTCAATATTCCATCAGAGGGGCCTCAGAACTGAAGCAGAACCCAGACGAAGCCAGCACCGGCCTGGACCGCGAATATGCGTTCCAGTGGAGCTACGGCATTGGCGAGAGCATGACCTTGCTCATTCCTAACTTTTACGGAGGTGCCAGCCAAGGTCCTTTGGAGAAGAACTCAGAAACCTACGCCGCCTTGAGCCAGGCAGGCATGCCAGCCGCTCAGTTGAGCGAGGCCTCTATGCCGTTTTACTGGGGAGACCAGTCGTTTGTGGGCGGTCCCGTGTACATGGGCGCTATCATCTGCTTCCTGTTTGTGCTAGGCTTGATGGTAACACCGCGCCGTTTGTGGGTGTGGTTGTTAAGCGCGACTATTCTGTCATTGTTCCTGGCGTGGGGTAAGAACTTCGCCGGTTTCAACTACTTCATCTTTGACGCGCTTCCGGGTTATAATAAGTTCAGAGCGGTGAGCATGGCCTTGGTCATTGCGCAGGTGACCATGGTGCTGTTGGCTATCTTGGCCCTGTGCCGTGTCATCCAGAACGAGGCCCTTGACCAAAAAGAACTACAGAAGAAAATCTTAATCGCCTTGGGCATTGTGGGCGGTATTTGTGCCTTCTTCTTCGTGTTCAGTGGCATTTTTGATTACGTGGCCCCGGTTGACCAACAATTGTTGCAGTACCAGTACCCGGTACAAGCCATCCGCGCCGACCGTCAAGCGATGTTACGTGGAGATGCGCTTCGTTCTTTGGTATTCATCTTATTGGCCGGTGGTGCGCTATATATGTTCACCAAGCGCAAACTGTCTTCCCTTGTGACCACGCTGATTGTGGGTTTCTTGATTCTGGTGGATTTGTGGGGCGTAGACAAGCGTTATCTGAACGACAAAGACTTCCAGAAAGATTACAGCAAATCGTATTTCACGCCCACCACGGCAGACGAAATCATTCTGCGCGACAAGTCTTTGAGCTACCGCGTGTACAACGTGTCTAATCCGTTCAACGACGCGCGTACCTCTTACTTCCACAAGTCTATTGGCGGGTACCATGGCGCTAAACTGCGCCGTTATCAGGATGTGATTGAGAACCACATTGCCCAAGGCAACATGAACGTCTTGAACATGCTGAACACCCGTTACGCCATCACGGGCAAAGAAGAGCAGCCGGTACAGCAGATTCCGGGAAGCTTAGGCAACGCCTGGTTTGTACAGACCGTGCGCGCCGTAAATTCACCAGATGAGGAACTGGAGACCCTAAAAACCTTTGACCCAGGCAATGAGGCCATCGTGGACGTAACCAAATTCCCGAACGTGAAGCCGCATGTGTACGGAGCCTCGGCCTCCCGCATGACCCTCACGGAGTACAAACCCAACTACCTGAAATATGACGCTGAAGCCACCCAAGACGGAGTAGCGGTCTTCTCTGAGATTTACTACAAAGACGGCTGGCAAGCATACCTGGACGGCAAGCCGGTAGACCACTTTAGAGTAAACTACATTTTACGCGCCATGCCTATTCCAAACGGCAAGCACACAGTTGAGTTCAAGTTTGAGCCGGTAGAGTATACCTTGGGTAACACCGTGTCGCTCATCTCCTCTCTGCTCTTGCTAGCAGGACTGTTTGGCGCCGTGTATGTGACCTTTAAAAGAAGGAAACCAGAAACGGTTTAA
- a CDS encoding transposase → MSDRFRDTYRIPSARLQDWDYGWNAAYFVTICTKDKQHFFGEVQEGEMVLSEIGQLAQGFWEEIPTHFPFVLLDAFVVMPNHVHGIVSISKPFDGTSGGNVEIGDKATGDALETRQCLVSTKPTPELSTIGQLRFQNQGKHTLSTIIGSYKSAVTKSARQTHADFAWQSRFHDHIIRDEKAHKEIAHYIFHNPENWYQDVFYK, encoded by the coding sequence ATGTCTGACAGATTCCGAGACACTTATAGAATTCCGTCTGCGCGTCTGCAAGATTGGGACTATGGGTGGAACGCGGCCTACTTTGTAACCATCTGCACAAAAGATAAACAACACTTCTTCGGGGAGGTTCAAGAAGGAGAAATGGTCTTGTCTGAGATTGGACAATTGGCTCAAGGATTTTGGGAAGAGATTCCAACCCATTTCCCATTTGTTTTATTAGACGCTTTTGTGGTCATGCCTAATCATGTGCATGGGATTGTTTCTATCAGCAAACCATTTGATGGGACTTCAGGTGGCAATGTAGAAATTGGCGATAAGGCAACTGGAGACGCATTGGAGACAAGGCAGTGCCTTGTCTCTACGAAACCAACGCCAGAACTATCTACCATTGGTCAACTGCGATTTCAGAACCAAGGCAAACATACATTGTCTACCATCATCGGCTCTTATAAATCAGCAGTGACAAAATCCGCGCGTCAAACCCATGCAGATTTTGCTTGGCAGTCTCGGTTTCATGACCATATCATTAGAGATGAGAAGGCACATAAAGAAATAGCCCATTACATTTTCCACAATCCTGAGAACTGGTACCAAGACGTATTCTATAAATAA
- a CDS encoding DMT family transporter yields MTKGAQYMLLSTFFFALMNVCVKYLPHLPSMEIILVRSVISLAMSYATLRYMNVAPWGSNKLILVGRGITGVIALMLYFTTLQNIPLAGAVTIQYLSPIFTALLGVFIAKEKVHPWQWLFFLISFAGVLVIEGVDTRISTYYLLVGVGGAFVSGLSYNSIRKLNAREHPMVIVFYFPLVALPVSAVFCLFKWVPPQGMDWVWLFLTGIFTQLAQYYMTKAYQAEELARVASLNYVGIFYALGLGFLLFGEVFDVFSYLGIALVLVGVLLNMEYSRRLRKKEALEAQATA; encoded by the coding sequence ATGACCAAAGGTGCCCAGTACATGTTGCTCTCCACGTTCTTCTTTGCCTTGATGAACGTGTGCGTGAAATACCTGCCCCACCTGCCGTCCATGGAAATTATTTTGGTGCGGTCGGTCATATCCTTAGCTATGAGCTATGCCACGCTTAGGTACATGAACGTGGCGCCTTGGGGAAGCAACAAACTTATTCTGGTGGGCCGGGGCATTACAGGTGTGATTGCACTTATGCTCTACTTTACCACCTTGCAGAACATTCCGCTGGCTGGCGCGGTGACTATTCAGTACCTGTCGCCCATTTTTACGGCGCTGTTGGGGGTGTTTATAGCGAAGGAGAAAGTGCACCCCTGGCAGTGGCTGTTCTTTTTGATTTCGTTTGCGGGCGTGCTGGTGATTGAGGGCGTGGACACGCGCATCTCTACCTATTACCTGCTAGTGGGCGTGGGCGGGGCGTTCGTGTCGGGCTTGTCGTATAATTCCATTAGAAAGCTCAACGCGCGCGAGCACCCCATGGTGATTGTGTTTTACTTCCCGCTGGTGGCCCTGCCGGTTTCTGCGGTGTTTTGTCTTTTCAAGTGGGTGCCCCCGCAGGGCATGGACTGGGTATGGCTGTTCTTGACGGGAATTTTCACGCAGTTGGCGCAGTATTACATGACCAAAGCCTACCAGGCCGAGGAGTTGGCCCGCGTGGCTAGCCTCAATTACGTAGGCATTTTCTACGCGCTGGGCTTGGGGTTCCTGCTCTTCGGGGAGGTGTTTGACGTGTTCTCGTATCTGGGCATTGCTTTGGTGCTGGTGGGCGTCTTGCTCAACATGGAGTACAGCCGGCGTCTGCGCAAGAAAGAAGCCTTGGAAGCCCAGGCAACCGCGTAG